From a region of the Basfia succiniciproducens genome:
- a CDS encoding Trm112 family protein — protein MDSRLLEIIACPRCQGRLQLDKENERLICRFEHIAFPIVQGIPVLLIEEAVSLAEDPKDIT, from the coding sequence ATGGACAGTAGATTGCTTGAAATTATCGCCTGTCCCAGATGTCAGGGGCGGTTGCAATTAGATAAAGAAAATGAGCGTTTGATTTGCCGTTTTGAGCATATTGCGTTTCCGATCGTTCAAGGCATTCCCGTTTTATTAATTGAAGAAGCCGTTTCTTTAGCGGAAGATCCTAAGGATATAACATGA